One part of the Bicyclus anynana chromosome 8, ilBicAnyn1.1, whole genome shotgun sequence genome encodes these proteins:
- the LOC112055358 gene encoding uncharacterized protein LOC112055358 isoform X4: protein MAPPPEYDKEPKAPDKSVTSNSTEESKLVYNHIKDQSANTEHKTTTAVGNVDVENNKHVEALDDGQLRALLDEAITYKCPKDREGKSSLFKELLEEVEQDEQACEAAARLGAGRNNRRGRAHREHHSSLQDLVAAMAGEAAPRRGRAHAHSHAPAPPAGNVSARALHGGSLPSGVDTSFLLGEEAGVGVGVGAGARGGYLATVRCVNPPPLAERRVSTGDANAPQPQQPPQDLDVITRRSKPMFPMTYTARATLEIGSGSVCSGRAVTTTTASNQVDSAIPFSCITTPEVVASCNTTSSTAVAIDPKPLQLVSSYRAVACLMDGAFPPRAPSPPHAAPAAPAHPTSPVQQPRGAAASALGGLPLARPAPAAEYKVPILTVHYRLQKSLDENGNAVQGFGSPLSGSSQQKKPRRKKTSKNETVIKSHQIDGYQGNKDIDEVLRFIESNAETARAPKLRKHKDDDDKGKKRSGERRKDKGGEPKRASSLEELSRTTLADLTCEPPPGAKPERRSWGADARALLEPDPPELADFQTVTKKRRARRRADERAPSPPRRRAPSPARAPASAPASERSNDSNDDTDCAHSPPPAPAPPPACASYADIARTRHNIPDLIESCNFYAEGDERPAAPAADAYPALAARRAPDEPAEPRARKEPAAPPAPDVVADRRPPVVLLAAGARPRDMDGVTFGFDVNEQLLGARCDLLAHGAVPVRAGCAALRYVPPAPPAPRLAARLHQIVDYVAAAWEDAIRGGSKVHYFSECAARNN, encoded by the exons AACAATAAACACGTGGAGGCTCTAGATGACGGCCAACTGCGCGCCCTGCTCGATGAGGCTATCACGTACAAGTGTCCCAAAGATCGCGAGGGAAAGAGTAGTTTATTTAAG GAACTGTTGGAAGAAGTGGAACAGGACGAGCAGGCGTGCGAGGCGGCGGCGCGACTGGGCGCGGGCAGGAACAACAGACGCGGCCGCGCCCACCGCGAGCACCACTCTAGTCTACAG GACCTCGTAGCGGCGATGGCGGGCGAGGCGGCGccgcggcgcgggcgcgcgcaCGCGCACTCgcacgcgcccgcgccgcccgcgggGAACGTGTCGGCGCGCGCGCTGCACGGCGGCAGCCTGCCCTCCGGCGTCGACACCT CGTTCCTGTTGGGCGAGGAGGCGGGCGTGGGCGTGGGCGTgggcgcgggcgcgcgcggcgggTACCTGGCCACGGTGCGCTGCGTGAACCCGCCGCCGCTGGCCGAGCGCCGCGTGTCCACGGGCGACGCCAACGCGCCGCAGCCGCAGCAGCCGCCGCAGGACCTGGACGTGATCACCAG GAGGAGCAAGCCGATGTTCCCGATGACGTATACGGCGCGCGCCACTCTCGAGATCGGCAGCGGCAGCGTGTGCTCGGGCCGCGCGGTCACCACCACCACCGCCTCCAACCAG GTGGATTCTGCCATTCCCTTTAGTTGCATCACAACACCAGAAGTTGTGGCCAGTTGCAACACGACTTCCTCTACGGCGGTCGCTATCGATCCCAAG CCGCTGCAGCTGGTGTCGAGCTACCGCGCCGTGGCGTGCCTCATGGACGGCGCCTTCCCGCCGCGCGCGCCCTCGCCGCCgcacgccgcgcccgccgcccccGCGCACCCCACCTCGCCCGTGCAACAG CCCCGCGGCGCGGCTGCGAGCGCTCTCGGCGGCCTGCCGCTGGCGcgccccgcgcccgccgccgagTACAAG GTTCCTATACTCACTGTGCACTACCGTTTACAGAAATCTCTCGATGAAAACGGCAACGCGGTGCAAGGGTTCGGTTCGCCCCTCTCGGGCTCCAGCCAACAAAAGAAACCGAGGAGAAAAAAAACGTCCAAAAACGAGACCGTCATCAAATCGCACCAGATAGACGGATACCAGGGCAACAAGGACATCGACGAGGTGCTGCGCTTCATCGAGTCCAACGCGGAGACGGCGCGCGCGCCCAAGCTGCGCAAGCACAAGGACGACGACGACAAGGGCAAGAAGCGCTCCGGCGAGCGGCGCAAGGACAAGGGCGGCGAGCCCAAGCGCGCCTCGTCGCTGGAGGAGCTGTCGCGCACCACGCTCGCCGACCTCACGTGCGAGCCGCCGCCCGGCGCCAAGCCCGAGCGCCGCTCGTGGGGCGCCGACGCGCGCGCGCTGCTCGAGCCCGACCCGCCCGAGCTGGCCGACTTCCAGACCGTCACCAAGaagcgccgcgcgcgccgccgcgccgacGAGCGCGCGCcctcgccgccgcgccgccgcgcgccctcgcccgcgcgcgcgcccgcctCCGCGCCCGCCTCCGAGCGCAGCAACGACTCCAACGACGACACGGACTGCGCGCactcgccgccgcccgcgcccgcgccgccgcccgcctgcGCCTCCTACGCCGACATCGCGCGCACGCGCCACAACATCCCCGACCTCATCGAGTCGTGCAACTTCTACGCCGAGGGCGACGAGcggcccgccgcgcccgccgccgacgCCTACCCCGCGCTGGCCGCGCGCCGCGCGCCCGACGAGCCGGCCGAGCCGCGCGCGCGCAAGgagcccgccgcgccgcccgcgcccgacGTGGTGGCCGACCGGCGCCCGCCCGTCGTGCTgctggcggcgggcgcgcgTCCGCGCGACATGGACGGCGTCACCTTCGGCTTCGACGTCAACGAGCAGCTGCTGGGCGCGCGCTGCGACCTGCTGGCGCACGGCGCCGTGCCCGTGCGCGCGGGTTGCGCGGCGCTGCGCTACgtgccgcccgcgccgcccgcgccgcgcctCGCCGCGCGCCTGCACCAGATCGTCGACTACGTGGCCGCAG CTTGGGAGGACGCGATACGCGGCGGCAGCAAGGTGCACTACTTCAGCGAGTGTGCGGCGCGCAACAACTAA